The Candidatus Rhabdochlamydia sp. T3358 nucleotide sequence TATTCTTAACTTCGGTCATACAATAGGACATGCTTTAGAAAAAATTACAGATTTCCAAATAGCTCATGGAGAAGCTGTGGCGATAGGAATGCTAGTAGAAAGCTATATGAGTTGGAAAATGGGATTTCTTGTTCTTACCTCTTTCACTAAAATACAAGCTCTTATTTACGCTTATGAGTTTCCTCTTACTATTTATGACTTTCAAAAAGAGCTCTGTTTAGAAGTGATAAAAAAAGATAAAAAAGTAAAGAATGGGGTAAATCATTGTATTTTATTACAAGAAATTGGCATGGTTACCCCAACAGCTATACCCATTCCGATGAAATATATAATAGAAGGACTTAACTGGCTAGAGCTTGAGTATGGCAAAATTTCGTATCAGTCCTAGTGCACTGCAAGGATCGATTGCAATCCCCTCTTCTAAGTCACAGACTCTGCGGGCCATTTTTTTTGCTTTAATGGCAAAAGGCACAAGTCGAATTCATAAATATTTATCCTCCCCTGATACATACGCTATGCTGCGGGCTGTAGAGATGCTCGGTGTTAAGATCCAACGAACAAATACCACTTTATGGATTGAAGGAACTAATGGCAAAATCAAATCTCCAAAAGATGTAATTGATGTGGGAAATTCTGGTCTAGTGCTGCGTTTTATCGGTGCTATTGCTTCTCTTTTACCTACTTATACGGTAATTACAGGTGATAGCTCTATCTGCAGTTTAAGACCTATCCAACCTTTATTATCAGCTCTTGGATGTCTACAAGCAGATGCTCGCTCCATCTATTCAAACGGGTTTGCTCCCATTTGTATAAAAGGACCTCTAATGCCGGGTAGTACAAAATTATGTGGAAGAGACTCCCAGCCTGTTTCTGCTCTATTGATGACCACATGTTTTCTAGAAGGACAAAGCCACATTCAAGTTACAAATCCCGGCGAAAAACCTTGGGTGGATCTAACTCTATATTGGCTTAAGAGATTAGGAACTAAAATTGAGCATCGCAATCACGAAGAGTATTGGATACCAGGAAAAACTCAATACGAAGCATTTTCATATACAGTACCTGGAGACTGGAGCTCAGCTGCTTTTCCGATTGCAGCAGCATTGCTCACTAGCTCAGAAATTGTATTAGATAACCTTGATTTAACAGACCATCAAGGAGATAAGCAGATTATTCATTGCTTGCTTTTAATGGGGGCTAATATAGAGATTGATTCTAACAACAAGAAGGTCATTATAAAAAAAACCAAACACTTAAAAGGGATAGATATTGATGTAAATAATTTTGTCGATGCCATCGCAATTTTAGCTGTCATTGGATGCTTTGCAGAAGGAAAAACTCACTTATATAATGCGCAGATTGCAAGACATAAAGAATCAGATCGGATTTCCGCAATCACTCAAGAGTTGAAAAAAATGGGCGCGAATATAGAAGAAAAAGAAGATGGTCTTATCATCTATCCCGCTTCTCTTAAGGCTGCAAAATTATATAGTCATAAAGATCATCGGATTGCTATGGCATTATCCGTTGCAGCTTTAGTAGCTAAAGGAACTAGTTTACTAGATGATGTGGAATGTATTGCAAAAACTTATCCTGGCTTTATTAATGATTTTAGGCAACTGGGAGCAAAAATAGAGCTATGAATTTGATTTTATACGGTTTTAAAAGTTGTGGAAAAACTACACTAGGCCAAAAAGTTGCTAAATCGATGAAGTGTGCTTTTTATGACACAGATAACCTAGTTGAATCCTTATATCAAATAAAAACAGGTCAATGCGTTTCTGTTAGAGAAATTTTTAAGAGTGAAGGAGAAGTCTATTTTCGAGGATTAGAAAAACAAGTCTTACCTCTTATCTCAAATGTAAAAAATAGCATTATTGCAATAGGCGGAGGCTTGGTTTTAGATCCCTTTAATAGATGCTTTCTTGAGCAACTAGGAAAATTGGTATATCTCAAAGTAAGAAAAAAAATCATACAAGAAAGAATATTTTCTGCTGGTTTGCCAGGCTTTTTGGATGTAAATCGCCCAAAAGAATCTTTTGAGCGACTTTTCAAAAAAAGGACTTTAGCCTATGAACAGATCCCTGCCTATAGGCTTATTATCGAAGGCCAAAAGCAAGATAGCGAGATTTTTAGCGAATTAGAAAATCTATTGGTATCATATGGCAAGTAACTCTTTTGGCACACTTTTACGTATTACAACTTGGGGCGAATCTCACGGCAAGGCTATTGGCGTTGTCATAGATGGTTGCCCTGCAGGTTTACCTTTAAATAACGAAGATATCAATCTAGAGCTTGAAAAAAGAGCACCTGGAAGAAATTCTTATGTTACTTCTCGCAAAGAACCTGATTATGCTGAAATCTACTCTGGTCTTTTTGAGGGTAAAACCACAGGTTCTCCTATTTCGATTATCATCTTTAATCAAGATCATAACCCTAAAGCCTACGAGTCAAATAAACATTTATTACGTCCCGGACATGCAAACTTTACCTATCTGCAAAAATATGGCGCTTTTGACTATCGCGGAGGAGGAAGAGCTTCTGCTAGAGAAACAGCCTGTCGAGTAGCAGCTGGCGCGGTAGCTAAGAAGCTCCTTAAAGAGATCAATGTGGAAATAGTTGCTTATGTTTGTGAAATAGGAGGGATCTCTATTTCTCCTTATATACCTAGCTCACTAGCCAAGCTACGAGAAACAGTAGACTCGAGTCCCCTATTTTGTCCTGATCTTGCAGCATCTACAAAGATGGCCGCCTTAATCGATCAAGTAAAAACAGATAAAGATTCATTGGGAGGAGTTATCGAATGTGTAACCTCCTCTTTGCCCATTGGCTTAGGAGATCCTATCTATGAAAAACTAGAAGCCAATTTAGCAAAAGCCATGCTTTCTATTCCAGCTAGTAAGGGTTTTGAGTTCGGCTCTGGTTTTAAAGCAGCTCAAATGAGGGGCTCTAATCACAATGATTTATTTACTCCTGAAAAAGGGCAAATTGTCACACAAACAAACCACGCAGGAGGAACATTAGCTGGAATCACTAATGGAGCCTACCTAATTACCCGTACAGTGTTTAAACCCACTTCCAGCATTGCTCGCACACAACAGACGATTAATCTAGACGGTAATAAAGAGGAGTTTATTCCCTCTGAAAAATCAAGACATGACCCTTGTGTAGCAATTAGAGCAGCACCTGTAGTTGAAGCTATGACAGCATTAGTACTAGCTGATGCATATCTGATGAATAAAGGTGCACGAATCTAATCTGAATGAGGCACAAACCCCCCTAGCATTTGTACATCTTCTCTACAGGAAAGCTCATAGTAGGAATTATCATCCTTTGTAGGAACCTCTCCTTCTACTAGAACAGCTAACTTGCGAGGATTATCCTTTGAAAGCATTTGATGGGAAAGCATGCAGAATTGCTCGTAAGATAAAGCATTTAAATTATCTATGAGTTTTTTTATCCGTTCAAAATCTTGATAATAGAAAGATAGTGTAAATAGAGTTCTTAATCTGTCTGAAAAATTTTCTTTTGCCATATTTTTCAAAGAAGAAACAATACTAGAGCGGATTGTTTCAAAACGCTCTAAAGAGATCTCTGTATCAAGATTCTTATCAAAATCTTTTAAAAATAGCTCAAAGCGTGCTAATAAGTCATTTGCAGTATGTGTGTTGGATTGTATATTAAAATACTGTAATAATTGATTTTCTCTTTCTTGAGCATATGAATGAACTAAATATGCTGTTTGCTGCTGAGTGCGCAGCGCTTCAAAAAAAGCAGTTTGCAAAGCTTGCGATAAAACTTTTTGAACCGCTCTTGATTCGAAACTAGAAGACCCTTCTTGTAAAAGAACAACAATACCTGACCCTTGTTGTTCTGTTTTAAGGACAAGCTTAGAGGGGTTATTTAGGTCTGATAAAACAAGTACTTTAGCTTCTATATGCTGAGTAAGTGGATAAGCTTTTGTGTTTAAGATTGTTTGTAGCTCCTGAAATAACTCTATAGCTTGGTTTTGAGAAAGATCTACATATAAAAAAGCTCTTGTATAAAGACATTCACTAAATTCTTCTGAAAAGTCCAAAAAATCTTTCCAAGAAAGATCTTGTAGAGCCAATAGCTTTTGTTGGTTACAAGGACTATGAGAAATGATGCTTTCCATTTCCATTTGAGCTTGAAACAGTGCTAATTTTTTAGAGCTATTTTTGTATTGAGTCGATAAAGAGCTGACATATGTCTGAAATTTTTCTTCTGAAATACTTACTTGTTTTGCTGCCTGAAAAATTTTTTTAGTCAAAAGCAATACCTTTTCATTTGAACCAATGATCTCAAAATAAAAATATAAAGGATTGAGATCCGTATTAATGCCAATCCCTGCATCAGAGGCAAAACATAAATCATCTGCTAGTAAATCATTTAAAGCATATAACCATAGCTCAGCTAGTACTCCAGATTTTGGAGTTTGATCCAAAAGCGGGGATCTGAATTGAAAAGCTAATCCATTAGCAGAAGAATAGGTTCTTTTAAAATACACCTCAGCACTCTCATCTTGACCGATAAGAATGGGATTGTCTTGTACATCTTGTAAATAGGGGTTAGCTTCTGGCAGAGTAATTTCAGGATTAACCAGTACATCTTTCCATTCTTGCAAGCGTTTGAGGTCAATAGGTACAAGCGTGTATTCTACTTGCATCCATTGCTCTTTTTGATCGAGAACAACTCCCATTTCATTAGGGTCTGCTATTAGGGAATAGATGCAATCGGATGGGTTTAAGGCAGCAAGAAAGTCTTCACTAAACTTTTCCTTATCAAATGAAGAAGGAATTTTGGTTTTAGTTGGGTAAGTAGAGAGGTCTTCATAAATAATATCGGAAGCTAATTCTATAACTTTTTCATAAACATTATCCATTGACTCATATATCAATCTTTGAGTACATATAGTTTTAAACTCTTTAAATAGATCATCAAGCGGCTCTAATTTCAAGCGTTGCAGCGCTGCAAACACATAGGATATAGCGGTATCTGTTTGCATAAGACCTGGATCGGTTAAGAATACATCAATAGAAAAAAGAGACTGATCTTTGCTTAAACGATGACAATCAACACTAAGATTTTTAGCAATATTTTCTTTTTTTAGCTTAGCTAGTAAGCTCCCTTTTACTTGTTTATTTAGAATATAAGCGATAAATTCTGGAAACTTTTCATCTAAACTACTAAATGTGCTTGGGATCTCCCAACATAAAGTAAGAGTTTTTAGCTCTTTGATCGGTTTGATAAAAACCATACTCCCCTTTTGCTGATCAGATAATAAAGAGCCCTGAGGTAACTTTTTTTGATCAGCCGCATTAGAAATAGAAGAAAATTTTTCCACTGCTAAATTTCTCATTTCAGCAATAGGTAAAGAAGAGATCATCACTAGATGCATACGGTTTGCACTATATTGTGCTTGATACCAATCTTGTAAATCAGATAAGGGGATTCTAGATAAAGTTTCTTGATTTCCACAAGAAAAATTGTGGTTAGGATGTTTTGGATTTCCTGTCTCTTTAAAAACCATATATTGGCGCTGCATATCACTTTCTATACTTTTTGCATGCTCTTGATCCACTGCGTGCAATTCTCGACTAATACAATTTGTGGAAAATAAAGGGTCAATGAAGAAATGAGAAAAGCGATCAAGTGCTGGCTTATAAGCTTCGGTCTCAATCGAAAACATATATACGGTTTTATCTGCTGAAGTAAGAGCATTTTCTAATCCCTGACGATCTTTAATGAATTGTGAATACTCAGATTCTTTGGGATAAGTTTTTGTACCCATAAACAATAGATGCTCTACAAAATGTGCCATCCCTGGGTATTTCTCTGGGTCCTCCCAAGAGCCTGCCTCTACAACAACTGCTGCAGCGGATTGCTGCACAAACGGATCCGATACCAGATATGCTTGTAGGCCGTTTTTTAAAATCACTTTTTCCACTTCTCTATCCGAAAAAGCTGAAGGGATAGAAAGATCTTGGATCTCTGTATAGTCTAAGTGGCTAACTTGTGCATATAAGGATAAATTTAAGAAAACTAAAGACAGAATATATTTCATTTTTTCGCCTTATTAACTATATAAAAAGGATATATATATTAATTTATGCGTTATATTTTGTCGATTATAAGATTTTATTATTTTTTTTTAGACTTCTAAGCAAAGATTTTTGACACGCGCAATTTTGTAAAAACTATTAGGTAAAGGCGCAACAAATGTCATTTTTTTTTGTTTCACAGGATGTAAAAAGCTTAGAGAATAAGCATGCAAGGCCATACGTCCAAGCGGATTTGAATTTGCTCGATACTTTTTATCCCCTACAATAGGATGACCTGCTTCTGAGCAGTGTACGCGCAGTTGGTTTTTTTTACCGGTTAACAATTTCAAACGTAAAAGCGAGAATTGTTTATTGCTCCATATTTGATCAAATTCAGTAATAGCTAATTTACCATTTTCTAGAGAAGTGCTACGAACAAAATACTTCTCGTCTTCTTTTAAGTAGCTTTGCCAACATCCTTGTTGAGTTGTAAGCTTTCCTTCTACTAGAGCGTAATAAGTTTTCTGTATATGGCGCTCTTCAAATTGGGCTTTAAGAGATTCTTTAGCAGAGTCGCTACAAGCAAACATCATAACACCAGATGTTTCACGATCTAGGCGATGGACAGCAAAGACATTTTTGCGACGCAGTCTTACTTTTAAGATATTTTGCAGTGTATTTTGCGTTTCAAAGTCCGTTGCCACACTAAGCATCCCTTCTGGTTTTTCTACAACAATTATTGCATCATCTTCATAGAGAACTTTAATACCTTCATCTAAA carries:
- the aroA gene encoding 3-phosphoshikimate 1-carboxyvinyltransferase — translated: MAKFRISPSALQGSIAIPSSKSQTLRAIFFALMAKGTSRIHKYLSSPDTYAMLRAVEMLGVKIQRTNTTLWIEGTNGKIKSPKDVIDVGNSGLVLRFIGAIASLLPTYTVITGDSSICSLRPIQPLLSALGCLQADARSIYSNGFAPICIKGPLMPGSTKLCGRDSQPVSALLMTTCFLEGQSHIQVTNPGEKPWVDLTLYWLKRLGTKIEHRNHEEYWIPGKTQYEAFSYTVPGDWSSAAFPIAAALLTSSEIVLDNLDLTDHQGDKQIIHCLLLMGANIEIDSNNKKVIIKKTKHLKGIDIDVNNFVDAIAILAVIGCFAEGKTHLYNAQIARHKESDRISAITQELKKMGANIEEKEDGLIIYPASLKAAKLYSHKDHRIAMALSVAALVAKGTSLLDDVECIAKTYPGFINDFRQLGAKIEL
- a CDS encoding shikimate kinase; this encodes MNLILYGFKSCGKTTLGQKVAKSMKCAFYDTDNLVESLYQIKTGQCVSVREIFKSEGEVYFRGLEKQVLPLISNVKNSIIAIGGGLVLDPFNRCFLEQLGKLVYLKVRKKIIQERIFSAGLPGFLDVNRPKESFERLFKKRTLAYEQIPAYRLIIEGQKQDSEIFSELENLLVSYGK
- the aroC gene encoding chorismate synthase, whose amino-acid sequence is MASNSFGTLLRITTWGESHGKAIGVVIDGCPAGLPLNNEDINLELEKRAPGRNSYVTSRKEPDYAEIYSGLFEGKTTGSPISIIIFNQDHNPKAYESNKHLLRPGHANFTYLQKYGAFDYRGGGRASARETACRVAAGAVAKKLLKEINVEIVAYVCEIGGISISPYIPSSLAKLRETVDSSPLFCPDLAASTKMAALIDQVKTDKDSLGGVIECVTSSLPIGLGDPIYEKLEANLAKAMLSIPASKGFEFGSGFKAAQMRGSNHNDLFTPEKGQIVTQTNHAGGTLAGITNGAYLITRTVFKPTSSIARTQQTINLDGNKEEFIPSEKSRHDPCVAIRAAPVVEAMTALVLADAYLMNKGARI
- a CDS encoding insulinase family protein → MKYILSLVFLNLSLYAQVSHLDYTEIQDLSIPSAFSDREVEKVILKNGLQAYLVSDPFVQQSAAAVVVEAGSWEDPEKYPGMAHFVEHLLFMGTKTYPKESEYSQFIKDRQGLENALTSADKTVYMFSIETEAYKPALDRFSHFFIDPLFSTNCISRELHAVDQEHAKSIESDMQRQYMVFKETGNPKHPNHNFSCGNQETLSRIPLSDLQDWYQAQYSANRMHLVMISSLPIAEMRNLAVEKFSSISNAADQKKLPQGSLLSDQQKGSMVFIKPIKELKTLTLCWEIPSTFSSLDEKFPEFIAYILNKQVKGSLLAKLKKENIAKNLSVDCHRLSKDQSLFSIDVFLTDPGLMQTDTAISYVFAALQRLKLEPLDDLFKEFKTICTQRLIYESMDNVYEKVIELASDIIYEDLSTYPTKTKIPSSFDKEKFSEDFLAALNPSDCIYSLIADPNEMGVVLDQKEQWMQVEYTLVPIDLKRLQEWKDVLVNPEITLPEANPYLQDVQDNPILIGQDESAEVYFKRTYSSANGLAFQFRSPLLDQTPKSGVLAELWLYALNDLLADDLCFASDAGIGINTDLNPLYFYFEIIGSNEKVLLLTKKIFQAAKQVSISEEKFQTYVSSLSTQYKNSSKKLALFQAQMEMESIISHSPCNQQKLLALQDLSWKDFLDFSEEFSECLYTRAFLYVDLSQNQAIELFQELQTILNTKAYPLTQHIEAKVLVLSDLNNPSKLVLKTEQQGSGIVVLLQEGSSSFESRAVQKVLSQALQTAFFEALRTQQQTAYLVHSYAQERENQLLQYFNIQSNTHTANDLLARFELFLKDFDKNLDTEISLERFETIRSSIVSSLKNMAKENFSDRLRTLFTLSFYYQDFERIKKLIDNLNALSYEQFCMLSHQMLSKDNPRKLAVLVEGEVPTKDDNSYYELSCREDVQMLGGFVPHSD
- a CDS encoding RluA family pseudouridine synthase is translated as MKFVIDQNIYLQDVLKKHFPKSSKTTLRSWIHSGRILIDGRYATDLGVELQQGQSITIRDKFVFLDEGIKVLYEDDAIIVVEKPEGMLSVATDFETQNTLQNILKVRLRRKNVFAVHRLDRETSGVMMFACSDSAKESLKAQFEERHIQKTYYALVEGKLTTQQGCWQSYLKEDEKYFVRSTSLENGKLAITEFDQIWSNKQFSLLRLKLLTGKKNQLRVHCSEAGHPIVGDKKYRANSNPLGRMALHAYSLSFLHPVKQKKMTFVAPLPNSFYKIARVKNLCLEV